A single region of the Marinobacter salinus genome encodes:
- a CDS encoding MaoC family dehydratase — MIEVKLEELSEHTGTLVSHSPWLTITQDMIEAFADATGDHQWIHVDVERAKRESPWKSPIAHGYLTVSLISRLNPQALKVTGPTATINYGLNKLRFPSAIKSGSDIRSKVELLDVAQVDEHRTLATYRTTIEIKGEDKPACVAENLAMYVA; from the coding sequence ATGATTGAAGTGAAGCTTGAAGAGCTGTCAGAGCACACGGGCACTCTTGTGAGTCACAGCCCGTGGCTGACCATCACCCAGGACATGATTGAAGCATTTGCCGATGCCACCGGCGATCATCAGTGGATTCATGTTGATGTCGAACGGGCGAAAAGGGAATCACCCTGGAAAAGCCCCATCGCCCACGGCTATCTGACCGTGTCATTAATATCGAGGCTGAACCCCCAAGCCCTGAAGGTGACTGGGCCCACGGCTACCATAAACTATGGCCTGAACAAGTTGCGATTTCCGTCTGCGATTAAATCCGGATCCGATATCCGCAGCAAGGTGGAGTTGCTGGATGTGGCCCAGGTGGACGAACACCGAACGCTGGCGACCTACCGAACCACCATAGAGATCAAGGGCGAGGACAAGCCCGCCTGCGTGGCGGAAAACCTGGCCATGTACGTAGCCTGA
- a CDS encoding 3-oxoadipyl-CoA thiolase, with product MSAFIYDGLRTAFGRHAGSLATVRPDNLLASVIRALVERNAFAPEAYEDVIAGCTNQAGEDARNLARHAGLMGGLPIETGGLTVNRLCGSGLAAIIDAARAVRCGEGELFVAGGAESMSRAPFVMAKSESPFSRDFRAFDSTIGARFPNPRIETEFGADTMPETANNIARELNLSRELVDRFAAQSQARYEQARRTGFFQDEILPIEVPQGRKKPPVTVDRDEHPRPQSTADALAGLRPLFEDGVVTAGNASGINDGAAALIIGSREAGEQAGIQPRARIVSAAIAGVAPRVMGYGPVPASEKALARAGLTLKDMDVIEINEAFAAQVLGCTTKLGLDPTDSRLNPNGGAIAIGHPLGASGARIALTATRQLERSGGRYALISMCIGVGQGIAAVIERVNN from the coding sequence ATGAGCGCGTTTATCTACGATGGGTTGAGAACAGCTTTCGGCCGCCATGCGGGTTCCCTCGCCACGGTTCGCCCGGACAATCTGCTCGCCAGCGTGATCCGGGCTCTGGTGGAACGCAACGCGTTCGCACCGGAAGCCTATGAAGACGTCATTGCCGGGTGTACCAATCAGGCTGGCGAGGATGCTCGCAATCTGGCCCGCCATGCCGGACTTATGGGAGGCCTTCCGATCGAAACCGGTGGCCTGACGGTTAATCGCCTGTGCGGCTCCGGGCTGGCAGCCATTATCGATGCGGCCCGCGCCGTTCGTTGCGGTGAGGGGGAACTCTTTGTAGCCGGTGGTGCGGAAAGCATGAGCCGGGCGCCGTTCGTAATGGCCAAGAGTGAGTCTCCTTTTAGCCGGGACTTCCGGGCTTTCGACAGTACCATCGGCGCCCGCTTCCCGAACCCGCGCATCGAAACCGAGTTTGGCGCGGACACCATGCCCGAAACCGCCAACAACATTGCCCGGGAACTGAATCTGAGCCGGGAACTGGTGGACCGGTTTGCAGCTCAGAGCCAGGCCCGGTATGAGCAGGCCCGCCGTACCGGCTTTTTCCAGGACGAGATTCTGCCCATTGAAGTACCTCAGGGGCGCAAGAAACCACCGGTGACGGTCGACCGGGATGAGCATCCACGACCACAGTCCACTGCCGACGCACTGGCAGGGTTGCGCCCCCTGTTTGAGGATGGCGTTGTCACCGCGGGCAATGCATCCGGAATCAACGATGGCGCTGCGGCACTGATTATTGGCTCCCGGGAGGCCGGGGAGCAGGCTGGCATCCAGCCTCGCGCCCGCATCGTTTCTGCGGCCATTGCCGGCGTAGCGCCCCGGGTCATGGGTTATGGCCCGGTTCCTGCCAGCGAGAAAGCGCTCGCCCGGGCCGGCCTGACCCTAAAGGATATGGATGTTATCGAGATTAACGAGGCGTTTGCGGCCCAGGTTCTCGGCTGCACGACTAAACTGGGGCTAGACCCTACTGATTCCCGGCTGAACCCGAACGGTGGCGCCATTGCTATCGGCCACCCGCTCGGGGCTTCCGGAGCGCGGATTGCACTCACGGCCACCCGTCAGCTGGAACGCAGTGGCGGGCGATACGCCCTGATCAGCATGTGCATTGGCGTGGGCCAGGGCATTGCTGCTGTGATTGAACGAGTTAATAACTGA
- a CDS encoding class II aldolase/adducin family protein yields MTTSTATTETETLRKAEWKVRTELAAAYRLVALFGWDDLVFTHLSARVPGPEHHFLINPYGLLFHEITASSLVKVDRDGQVVESGGLARVNPAGFTIHSAVHMGREDAGAVMHLHAADGVAVSAHRDGLLPLSQTAMLCLDHLSYHDYEGVALNLDERERLIRDLGDKSMMLLRNHGVLTAGQDVPETFTYLYFLMKACEIQVKAQSCGPTWMPSEQAIQTTAEQSQSLGAAAKLTWPALMRLLDSKSPGYGV; encoded by the coding sequence ATGACAACAAGCACCGCAACGACCGAGACGGAAACCCTGAGAAAGGCCGAATGGAAAGTCCGTACAGAGCTGGCCGCGGCCTATCGCCTGGTCGCCCTGTTTGGCTGGGACGACCTTGTGTTTACCCATCTGTCCGCACGGGTACCTGGCCCGGAACATCATTTCCTGATCAACCCCTATGGCCTGCTCTTCCATGAAATTACGGCATCGTCCCTGGTGAAGGTGGATCGCGACGGCCAGGTGGTGGAATCCGGAGGTCTTGCACGCGTCAATCCTGCCGGTTTCACCATTCACAGCGCCGTACATATGGGGCGCGAGGACGCCGGCGCGGTGATGCATCTCCATGCTGCTGATGGTGTTGCTGTTTCTGCTCACCGGGACGGCCTGCTGCCACTCAGCCAGACCGCCATGCTCTGCCTTGATCACCTGAGCTACCATGATTACGAAGGCGTGGCCCTGAACCTGGACGAGCGTGAACGATTGATCCGGGACCTGGGTGACAAATCCATGATGCTGCTGCGCAACCACGGTGTTCTGACCGCCGGGCAGGACGTTCCCGAAACATTTACTTATCTCTATTTCCTGATGAAGGCCTGTGAGATACAGGTAAAGGCGCAAAGTTGCGGCCCCACCTGGATGCCTTCTGAGCAGGCCATCCAAACAACCGCAGAACAGTCCCAATCCCTGGGAGCAGCCGCAAAACTGACCTGGCCGGCGCTGATGCGCTTGCTGGACAGCAAAAGCCCGGGCTATGGCGTGTAA
- a CDS encoding ABC transporter ATP-binding protein, whose amino-acid sequence MKMLQLEKVDVCYGSFKALTDISMTVDTGELVVLLGANGAGKTSLFNAISGLIKPTAGEIRFEDKTLNGMKASAIVSSGVVQCAEGRKLFPQMTVLQNLMMGAFVHRGDRQGNKKRLNEVLELFPILEDKAQQPAGSLSGGQQQMVAIGRAMMSRPRLLMLDEPSLGLAPLVVKQMFETIKQINSLGTTVLLAEQNAFAALKIAHRAYVMENGHLVMEGDREAMLGNEQVRKAYIGA is encoded by the coding sequence ATGAAGATGCTGCAGCTTGAGAAGGTTGATGTCTGTTATGGCAGCTTCAAGGCCCTTACTGATATTTCCATGACCGTGGATACCGGCGAACTGGTGGTCCTGCTCGGAGCCAATGGCGCTGGTAAGACATCCCTGTTCAATGCCATCAGCGGGCTGATTAAACCCACCGCTGGCGAGATACGTTTTGAGGACAAGACTCTCAATGGCATGAAGGCCAGTGCTATCGTTTCCAGCGGAGTGGTGCAGTGTGCAGAAGGGCGCAAGCTATTTCCCCAGATGACGGTTCTGCAAAACCTGATGATGGGGGCCTTTGTTCATCGTGGCGACCGGCAGGGCAACAAGAAACGTCTTAACGAGGTTCTGGAGCTGTTCCCGATCCTTGAAGACAAGGCCCAACAACCCGCCGGATCCCTTTCCGGGGGGCAGCAGCAGATGGTTGCCATTGGCCGCGCCATGATGAGCCGCCCGCGACTGCTGATGCTGGACGAGCCGTCCCTCGGTCTCGCACCACTGGTGGTAAAGCAGATGTTCGAAACCATCAAACAGATCAACAGCCTTGGCACTACCGTGTTGCTGGCTGAACAGAATGCCTTTGCGGCCCTCAAAATCGCCCACCGCGCCTACGTCATGGAAAACGGCCACCTCGTTATGGAAGGTGACCGGGAAGCCATGCTGGGTAACGAGCAGGTTCGCAAAGCATATATCGGGGCCTGA
- a CDS encoding ketopantoate reductase family protein, with amino-acid sequence MSDKPHILIVGAGAIGSFYGAILKQAGCPVDTVLRSEYQVVRDNGIRITSRLGDLSYQPDHVYRDGDTPEVWPDYLILCVKVLPGANRAEVIKPWMGPDTRLVLIENGLDIERELAEAFPANPIISCLAFIAASRMEPGVVEHKAYGKLIMGSYPKGIDEHCRTLSELFIEGGIKVDLTEAVVGERWRKCLWNTPFNPLSVIANGADTKTILETEGGEALIREMIGEVMAVAAAEGYPMDESLIDQNIEGTRKMPAYKNSMALDYINGRPIERDAVLGNVVTIAQRHGIPVPHLNTVLVTLKMRARLEGCE; translated from the coding sequence ATGAGCGATAAACCACACATTCTGATTGTTGGCGCCGGCGCCATCGGCAGCTTTTACGGTGCCATCCTCAAACAGGCCGGATGCCCGGTCGACACAGTGCTGCGTTCCGAATACCAGGTGGTCAGAGACAACGGTATTCGTATCACCAGTCGATTGGGGGATTTGTCTTACCAGCCTGATCATGTATACCGTGACGGCGATACGCCGGAGGTCTGGCCGGACTACCTTATTCTGTGTGTGAAAGTGTTACCCGGCGCCAACCGGGCCGAAGTGATCAAGCCCTGGATGGGGCCGGACACCCGCCTGGTATTGATCGAAAACGGTCTGGACATCGAGCGGGAGCTGGCGGAGGCGTTTCCTGCCAACCCGATCATCAGCTGTCTGGCCTTCATTGCCGCCAGCCGGATGGAGCCGGGCGTGGTTGAGCACAAGGCCTATGGCAAGCTGATTATGGGGAGCTACCCGAAGGGGATTGACGAGCATTGCCGGACCCTGTCGGAGCTGTTCATTGAGGGCGGAATCAAGGTGGACCTGACAGAGGCGGTAGTAGGTGAGCGCTGGCGCAAATGCCTGTGGAACACGCCATTCAATCCGCTGTCGGTGATTGCTAACGGTGCAGACACGAAAACGATTCTGGAGACCGAAGGTGGAGAGGCGCTGATTCGGGAGATGATCGGCGAAGTGATGGCCGTGGCTGCGGCTGAGGGTTATCCCATGGACGAGTCCCTGATTGATCAAAACATTGAGGGGACCCGGAAAATGCCTGCCTACAAGAACAGTATGGCTCTCGACTATATCAATGGTCGCCCCATCGAAAGGGATGCGGTATTGGGCAATGTGGTAACCATCGCCCAGCGTCATGGAATCCCCGTCCCCCACCTGAATACGGTGCTCGTTACCCTTAAAATGCGGGCCAGGCTGGAGGGCTGTGAATAA
- a CDS encoding acyl-CoA dehydrogenase family protein, producing the protein MNMNYTAEELAFREEVRAFLDEKLPADIAAKVKGFRRLSKEDHQRWQKILSAQGWYATHWPEEYGGVKWTPVQKHIWDEESCRYGVPRSIPFGVNMVAPVIIKFGNEEQKQQYLPRILSGEDWWCQGYSEPGAGSDLASLKTRAVRDGDHYIVNGQKTWTTLGQHANMIFCLVRTNTEVKAQEGISFLLIDMDTPGISVRPIITLDGEHEVNEVFFEDVKVPVENLVGEEDKGWTYAKYLLTYERTGLAGIGLSKAALSHLKQLASRRIKNGRPLIEDTSFSQRIAKVEIDLTAAAISNLRIVASVEGGGMPGAESSMLKVKGTEIRQSINDLARRAIGPYAIPFVEEELDLEYDGDFLSDENAAPLSAQYFNNRKLSIFGGSNEIQKNIVSKMILGL; encoded by the coding sequence ATGAACATGAACTATACGGCCGAGGAACTTGCCTTCCGGGAAGAAGTGCGCGCGTTCCTGGATGAGAAGCTGCCGGCGGACATTGCCGCCAAAGTGAAGGGGTTCCGCCGCCTGTCGAAAGAAGACCATCAGCGGTGGCAAAAAATACTCAGTGCACAGGGCTGGTACGCCACCCACTGGCCGGAAGAGTATGGCGGTGTGAAATGGACGCCGGTCCAGAAGCATATCTGGGACGAAGAATCCTGCCGTTACGGTGTGCCCCGCTCCATCCCGTTCGGGGTCAACATGGTGGCGCCGGTTATCATTAAGTTCGGCAACGAAGAGCAGAAGCAGCAGTATCTACCGCGCATCCTCAGCGGCGAAGACTGGTGGTGTCAGGGGTACTCAGAACCCGGCGCCGGTTCCGACCTGGCCTCGCTAAAGACCCGGGCCGTGCGCGATGGCGACCACTATATCGTCAATGGCCAGAAGACCTGGACCACCCTTGGCCAACACGCCAACATGATCTTCTGCCTGGTTCGCACCAATACCGAGGTCAAGGCACAGGAGGGAATTTCGTTCCTGCTGATTGACATGGACACTCCAGGTATCTCCGTGCGACCGATCATCACACTGGACGGCGAGCACGAAGTAAACGAAGTCTTCTTTGAAGACGTGAAGGTACCGGTTGAGAATCTGGTGGGCGAAGAAGACAAGGGCTGGACCTACGCCAAGTACCTCCTCACCTACGAGCGTACCGGCCTGGCAGGGATTGGCCTGTCCAAGGCGGCACTGTCGCACCTGAAACAGTTGGCCTCCCGGCGAATCAAGAACGGGCGCCCGCTGATTGAGGACACCTCCTTCAGCCAGCGCATTGCCAAGGTAGAGATCGACCTGACTGCGGCAGCCATCAGTAACCTGCGCATTGTTGCATCCGTTGAGGGTGGCGGGATGCCGGGTGCCGAAAGCTCCATGCTGAAGGTCAAAGGCACCGAAATCCGCCAGTCGATCAACGACCTGGCCCGACGCGCCATCGGCCCCTACGCGATCCCGTTCGTCGAGGAAGAACTGGACCTCGAGTACGACGGGGACTTCCTGTCGGACGAAAATGCGGCGCCGCTATCTGCCCAGTACTTCAACAACCGCAAACTCTCGATTTTCGGCGGATCCAACGAGATCCAGAAGAACATTGTGTCGAAAATGATTCTCGGGCTTTAA
- a CDS encoding acyl-CoA dehydrogenase: MASAPWDDLLQLDKQLDETERQVRDSIRSFCDQRLMPGIVEANRHEKFDRNIFNEMGELGMLGATLPEEYGGPGLNHVCYGLIAREVERVDSAYRSALSVQSSLVMHPIHAFGQEALKKRLLPKLASGEMVGCFGLTEPNHGSDPAGMETRAKKVDGGYLLSGSKTWITNSPIADICVVWAKYEGKVNGFVIEREGAKGLDTPKIPGKFSLRASDTGSIFMDEVFVPDENKLDVEGLKGPFSCLNKARFGISWGSLGAAEFCWHAARNYTLERKQFGKPLAANQLIQKKLVDMQTEITLGLQAALQLGRMMDDGSATPDAISLLKRNNCGKSLDIARVARDMHGGNGIADEYHVIRHVMNLEAVNTYEGTHDVHALILGRGQTGIAAFS; encoded by the coding sequence ATGGCTTCTGCACCCTGGGATGACCTGCTGCAACTGGACAAACAACTGGATGAAACCGAGCGTCAGGTCCGCGACAGCATTCGCAGCTTCTGTGATCAGCGACTGATGCCTGGCATCGTCGAGGCCAACCGCCATGAAAAGTTTGACCGTAATATCTTCAACGAGATGGGCGAGCTGGGCATGCTGGGTGCCACCCTGCCAGAGGAATACGGTGGCCCTGGCCTGAACCACGTATGTTATGGCCTGATTGCCCGTGAAGTAGAGCGGGTAGACTCTGCCTACCGTTCGGCACTGAGCGTGCAGTCGTCGCTGGTCATGCACCCGATTCACGCCTTCGGCCAGGAAGCCCTGAAAAAGCGCCTGCTCCCCAAACTGGCCTCTGGCGAGATGGTAGGCTGCTTTGGCCTGACCGAACCCAACCACGGTTCTGACCCGGCTGGCATGGAAACCCGCGCCAAAAAAGTGGATGGCGGCTACCTCCTGAGCGGTTCCAAGACCTGGATTACCAACTCCCCGATTGCGGATATCTGCGTGGTCTGGGCGAAGTACGAAGGCAAGGTGAACGGCTTTGTCATTGAGCGCGAGGGTGCCAAAGGTCTGGACACCCCCAAGATTCCGGGCAAGTTCTCCCTGCGTGCCTCCGACACCGGCTCCATCTTTATGGACGAGGTCTTTGTCCCGGACGAGAACAAGCTGGATGTCGAAGGCCTGAAGGGACCGTTCAGTTGTCTGAACAAGGCCCGATTTGGCATCAGTTGGGGCTCCCTGGGCGCCGCCGAATTCTGCTGGCACGCAGCGCGGAACTACACCCTCGAGCGCAAGCAGTTCGGCAAGCCGCTGGCGGCCAACCAGTTGATCCAGAAAAAACTCGTCGACATGCAGACAGAAATCACGCTTGGCCTGCAGGCTGCCCTGCAACTGGGCCGCATGATGGACGATGGCAGCGCCACGCCGGATGCTATCTCGCTGCTCAAGCGCAATAACTGCGGCAAGTCACTGGACATTGCCCGGGTGGCCCGCGACATGCACGGTGGCAACGGCATTGCCGACGAATACCACGTGATCCGTCATGTGATGAACCTGGAGGCGGTCAACACCTACGAAGGCACCCACGATGTCCACGCCCTGATTCTGGGCCGTGGCCAGACCGGCATCGCTGCATTTAGCTGA
- a CDS encoding CBS domain-containing protein, with protein MSKQFHALPVRDLGRTYSLATVQPAYNIGSGDSAVHLLTDFCQRRPPALNSDMNISEARLWMKMADTAFKLVENGAGECVGMITIADINGELPLSLANRRGVAPGDIRVKDIMSPLSSLPATHYKDLARATIGDLVSTFRAVHEEYILVVDNDRYHEGEQYLRGVISAAQLVEKLHIPIDLEHRASSFSEIVNVVQGNF; from the coding sequence ATGAGCAAACAATTCCACGCCCTGCCTGTACGTGATCTGGGGCGCACCTATTCTCTGGCAACGGTTCAGCCTGCCTATAACATCGGCAGTGGCGACTCTGCCGTGCATTTACTCACCGATTTTTGCCAGCGCCGACCGCCAGCGCTGAATTCGGATATGAACATTTCCGAGGCCCGGCTCTGGATGAAGATGGCGGATACCGCCTTCAAGCTGGTCGAAAACGGCGCCGGCGAATGCGTTGGCATGATCACCATTGCAGATATCAACGGGGAATTGCCGCTGAGCCTGGCCAATCGGCGTGGTGTCGCGCCCGGAGATATCCGGGTCAAGGACATCATGAGTCCGCTTAGCAGCCTCCCGGCTACCCATTACAAGGACTTGGCCCGCGCTACGATAGGTGACCTGGTAAGTACCTTCAGGGCCGTGCATGAGGAATATATCCTGGTGGTCGATAACGATCGGTACCACGAAGGTGAGCAATACCTGCGGGGCGTCATCTCTGCCGCACAGCTGGTCGAAAAGCTGCACATTCCGATTGACCTGGAGCATCGCGCATCTTCGTTTTCTGAAATCGTGAACGTCGTACAGGGCAACTTTTAG
- a CDS encoding acyl-CoA dehydrogenase family protein, which yields MDFRLNEEQQMLQDTIARLVRGEYSFEKRLAFSETDAGFSEDFWKQLSELGLTAVPFSEELGGFGGGGIEVQSVMTELGRGLCLEPYLQSVVLGGGLVSEAGNDSQKERWLTGIASGELKAAVALQEPQSFYDLNDVETRAEKSGDGYVLNGRKAVVIGGHCADLILVSARTSGDARDARGISLFALSPDTAGIERRTYPTIDGSKGCDITLNQVQVDADALLGEEGKAAGVIEYQAGRAIAALCAEAVGVMEVANDLTLDYLKQRKQFGVPIGKFQVLQHRMVDMMSELEQARSMSILAASVADEEQSDERRRVLAAAKNVIGRSGQFISENGIQSHGGIGMTWEYNFAHYAKRLIMINHQLGDDDFHLERYATLLQAS from the coding sequence ATGGATTTCCGACTGAATGAAGAGCAGCAGATGCTGCAGGACACCATCGCCCGCCTGGTGCGCGGTGAGTACAGTTTTGAAAAGCGCCTGGCGTTCAGCGAGACCGACGCCGGCTTCAGCGAAGACTTCTGGAAACAGCTCAGCGAGCTGGGCCTGACAGCGGTTCCCTTCTCCGAAGAGCTGGGTGGCTTCGGCGGCGGTGGTATTGAAGTTCAGTCCGTCATGACCGAACTGGGTCGTGGCCTCTGCCTTGAGCCTTACCTCCAATCCGTTGTTCTTGGCGGCGGCCTGGTCAGCGAGGCTGGCAATGACAGCCAAAAAGAACGCTGGCTGACCGGTATCGCCAGCGGGGAGCTGAAAGCAGCTGTAGCGCTTCAGGAACCCCAAAGTTTCTATGACCTTAACGACGTCGAGACCCGGGCCGAAAAATCCGGTGACGGATATGTGCTCAACGGTCGCAAAGCGGTAGTAATTGGCGGTCACTGCGCCGATCTGATTCTGGTATCGGCCCGCACCTCCGGGGACGCTCGTGATGCCAGAGGCATCAGCCTGTTCGCCCTGAGTCCGGACACTGCAGGCATTGAGCGCCGAACCTATCCGACCATAGACGGTTCAAAAGGCTGTGACATCACCCTGAACCAGGTTCAGGTCGATGCTGACGCCCTGCTGGGGGAGGAAGGCAAGGCTGCCGGGGTCATTGAGTATCAGGCAGGCCGGGCCATCGCCGCACTCTGTGCCGAAGCGGTGGGCGTCATGGAAGTAGCAAACGATCTGACACTCGATTACCTCAAACAGCGTAAGCAGTTTGGTGTACCCATCGGCAAATTCCAGGTGCTGCAGCACCGCATGGTCGACATGATGTCGGAGCTGGAGCAGGCCCGCTCCATGTCCATTCTGGCAGCCAGCGTGGCGGACGAAGAACAGAGCGATGAGCGTCGCCGGGTTCTGGCTGCCGCCAAAAACGTTATTGGGCGCAGCGGACAGTTTATTTCCGAAAACGGAATCCAGTCCCACGGCGGTATTGGCATGACCTGGGAATACAACTTTGCCCACTACGCCAAACGCCTGATTATGATCAACCACCAGCTGGGCGACGATGACTTCCATCTGGAGCGTTACGCTACCCTTTTACAGGCCAGCTAA
- a CDS encoding DcaP family trimeric outer membrane transporter: protein MALGSASTMAQSNSELDDLRQRVQMLESKLEGAVSTAPELQEDNPYILREGDGLKIGDTTISFGGFVKADAIFGSHGNGSLNGYGIGLPRTFAKAAVSDESDWKTGFSARESRISIGTKTEDVVGHTLTTYIEMDFNQDLNDGFSETGNEIVSNSYAPRLRQAYGSWNNWDFGQTYTTFTDLAAMPEILDQGKMAAFIYTTQPQLRYNMAVPGGKLMMSLENPEDGYYGNSYDDQSYPDLAVRYQVRGKHGFYSVAGLLRNFEDNASNDTKTDGAVSLSARIPTIGKDDLRLQYSYGALGRYMGLLTYPDVDLVAQAQGDVEPLRTYGATAAYRHFWAPTWRSSLTVSHTEIVDDLKASPSGTLSYFDTSTSVHANLLWSAHRNLTLGLEYAYWDFGEIATSSSQQYEQVIASAKLTF from the coding sequence ATGGCACTCGGCTCAGCCAGCACGATGGCACAGAGCAACTCCGAACTGGACGACTTGCGTCAGCGTGTGCAGATGCTCGAGAGCAAGCTTGAGGGCGCAGTATCGACTGCTCCGGAGTTGCAGGAAGATAATCCCTATATCCTTCGGGAAGGTGATGGCCTGAAAATCGGCGATACCACGATTTCGTTCGGGGGCTTTGTAAAAGCAGATGCGATCTTCGGGTCCCATGGTAACGGGTCGCTCAACGGCTATGGCATTGGTTTGCCCCGTACGTTTGCGAAGGCAGCTGTCTCAGACGAGAGTGACTGGAAGACCGGCTTCAGCGCGCGTGAATCCCGGATCAGTATCGGTACCAAAACCGAGGATGTGGTTGGGCACACGCTGACCACCTATATCGAGATGGACTTTAATCAGGATCTCAATGACGGGTTCAGTGAGACCGGCAACGAGATTGTTTCCAACAGTTATGCACCGCGTCTTCGCCAGGCCTACGGTTCATGGAACAACTGGGATTTTGGCCAGACCTACACCACCTTCACCGATCTTGCGGCAATGCCGGAAATTCTGGACCAGGGAAAAATGGCTGCCTTTATATACACTACCCAGCCGCAGCTTCGCTACAACATGGCGGTTCCGGGCGGTAAGTTGATGATGTCTCTTGAGAACCCGGAAGATGGCTACTATGGCAACTCCTATGATGACCAGTCCTATCCGGATCTGGCTGTCAGATACCAGGTGCGCGGCAAGCATGGTTTCTACTCGGTTGCCGGTCTCCTGCGGAATTTCGAGGACAACGCATCCAATGACACCAAGACCGATGGTGCGGTGTCCCTGAGTGCGCGCATCCCGACCATTGGCAAGGACGACCTCCGCCTGCAGTACAGCTATGGTGCGCTGGGTCGCTACATGGGGCTGCTGACTTATCCGGATGTGGATCTGGTTGCCCAGGCTCAGGGTGATGTTGAGCCGCTGAGAACCTATGGCGCCACCGCGGCATATCGTCATTTCTGGGCTCCGACCTGGCGCTCAAGCCTGACCGTTTCTCATACAGAAATTGTCGATGACCTGAAGGCCTCTCCGAGCGGAACCCTGAGCTACTTCGATACTTCAACTTCGGTGCACGCCAACCTTCTGTGGTCTGCCCATCGTAACCTGACCCTGGGTCTGGAATACGCATACTGGGACTTCGGTGAGATCGCAACCAGTAGCAGCCAGCAGTATGAGCAGGTTATTGCTTCGGCCAAGTTGACGTTCTGA
- a CDS encoding ABC transporter substrate-binding protein: MKIAKTLGQAVAAATLGMSLAAGTMAGEVNIGFTGPLSGGAALYGENTLSGLRMAAEEINAAGGFDLNGEKTTINLVSLDDRYSPAQAATNAKRLKQESNVPAIFIPHSGGVFALQDFNEKDNFLIMAYTSVPTVTEKGNSLTVRIPPTFDGYVRAFTDYALENLGTTLGMAGATHEYAKIWGSMIEKEWTSKGGKVVANNPMDYNKSADFFTGVSRIIAEDPEVMFVGGASEPTGLVVQQARQMGFQGGFIVMDQAKIDEVASVAGGLDMVEGAVGVVPLSVYETEPAQDFIKRYKAEYGKTPGSEAAYNYLALHGLVEAMDATESTDPKVIRAAIGKALKNMPTSKNPYEVTDVTEKGGFVTDTTLAVVKDGKIVQVDID, translated from the coding sequence ATGAAAATAGCAAAAACACTGGGTCAGGCTGTCGCCGCAGCAACCTTGGGCATGAGCCTTGCCGCTGGCACCATGGCGGGTGAAGTGAACATCGGTTTTACCGGCCCGCTTAGCGGCGGTGCGGCACTGTATGGTGAAAATACCTTATCTGGCTTGCGGATGGCCGCTGAAGAAATCAACGCAGCGGGCGGCTTCGACCTGAATGGCGAAAAGACCACCATCAACCTTGTCTCCCTGGACGACCGTTATTCTCCGGCTCAGGCCGCCACCAACGCCAAGCGCCTGAAGCAGGAATCCAACGTTCCGGCCATTTTCATTCCGCACTCCGGTGGTGTCTTTGCTCTGCAAGACTTTAATGAAAAGGACAACTTCCTCATCATGGCGTACACCAGTGTGCCCACGGTTACTGAAAAGGGTAACTCCCTGACGGTACGAATTCCGCCAACCTTTGACGGTTATGTCCGTGCGTTCACGGACTATGCTCTGGAAAACCTCGGCACCACACTGGGTATGGCTGGCGCGACCCACGAATACGCCAAGATCTGGGGGTCCATGATCGAGAAAGAGTGGACGTCCAAGGGCGGTAAAGTGGTGGCCAATAATCCGATGGATTACAACAAGTCTGCCGACTTCTTCACTGGCGTGAGCCGCATCATTGCCGAGGATCCGGAGGTGATGTTTGTGGGCGGTGCATCCGAGCCAACCGGCCTCGTGGTTCAGCAGGCCCGTCAGATGGGCTTCCAGGGAGGCTTTATCGTCATGGACCAGGCCAAGATTGACGAAGTGGCCAGCGTTGCCGGCGGTCTGGACATGGTGGAAGGCGCCGTTGGCGTTGTGCCTCTGAGTGTTTATGAAACCGAGCCCGCCCAGGACTTCATCAAGCGTTATAAAGCCGAGTACGGCAAGACTCCGGGTTCGGAAGCGGCCTATAACTACCTGGCCCTGCATGGCCTTGTTGAAGCCATGGACGCCACCGAGTCCACGGACCCGAAGGTGATCCGTGCCGCCATTGGCAAAGCCCTGAAGAACATGCCGACCAGCAAGAACCCATACGAAGTGACCGACGTCACGGAAAAAGGCGGTTTTGTTACCGACACCACCCTGGCAGTGGTGAAAGACGGCAAGATTGTTCAGGTAGACATCGATTGA